The region CGCACCGACGATCCCTTGCTTTACCCGGTGCTGTACTGGCCGGTGACGGCGGGACAGGCTCCCTTGCCGCCGCTGGCCCGCGAGCGCTTAAACCGGTATCTGCGGGCCGGCGGCTTGCTGGTGCTTGATGGCCGCGACGGCGCCGACCCCCAACCCCTGGTCGCCGGCCTCGACATCCCGCCGCTCCATCCCCTGCCCGAGAAACACGTCCTGACCCGCAGCTTCTATCTGCTCGACGCCCTGCCCGGCCGCCTTGCCGGCACCACGACCTGGATCGCCGAAGGGGGCGATAACGACGACGTGGCCCCCGTGCTGCTGGGCGATGCGGATTGGGCCGGCGCCTGGGCCCATGAAGCCCAGCGCGGCTACCTGTTCGCGGTGATCCCCGGGGGAGCCCAACAGCGCGAGTTGGCCTATCGCTTCGGGGTCAACTTGGTGATCTATGCCCTGACCGGCAATTACAAGGGGGATCAGGTTCACATGAACGCGATCTTGGAGCGGTTGGGGCGGTAGGGGGGTCAATAACATGACGGCCGGGGAGACACGGCCTCCCCAGACCCCTCGGTCATGGGGCTTAAACGAGATAGCGGTCGGCCAGGGCGCCCAGGCTGGTGGCCACGAGGGGGGACAGGTCGGCCGCATGGACGCGGGCCTGGACCAGATCCGGGACGCGGCAGGCCTGCTCAATGCGGGCGGTGACATCACGCAGGCGGGCCAGCCCCAAGGTGGCGGCCACCCCTTTGAGGGTGTGGGCCTCGGTGCGGGCGCCTTCCACATCGCCGCGTTCCAAACTGGCGGCCAGACGGGCGGCACGTTCAGGCGCGGAGGTCTGGAAACTGCGGGTCATCGAGATGAGCACCTCAATCCCCAGGTCGTCCTCCAGTTCCACAGCGTGGGACAGGTCCAGGAGATCGGACACGGGACCGGCATCGTCGGCACTCGCGGGGGGCCGGGGCATCGGGGAGCTCTCCAGATCGCACGACAGGGCAAGACGCTCGCTCAACTGCGCGCGCACGGTAGCAAATAAGGCATCGCGACGTACCGGCTTGGGCAAAAAGGCGCTCATTCCAGCGGCCAGACACACAGCGCGATCGTCATCGAAGGCGTTGGCGGTCACGGCAATGATGGGCACACGGGCCAGCGCGCCGCCCTGGGCCCTGAGACGCCGGGTAACTTCCAGGCCATCAAGACCGGGCATGCGCATGTCCATGAAAATAATGTCGTGGGTCCCGGTCAGGCCTTTGTGCAGCGCCTGGGTCCCATCCTCGGCGAACTCGACCTCAAGGCCCCGGGAGTGCAACAGGCCCGCCAGAACGGTTCGATTGATGGCGTGATCCTCGGCGATCAACACCCGCCAGGGTCGGCCCCCGGGGGCGGCCGGCAAGGGCTCCGCCGGGGGAGGCGGCGGCGGACCTTCGGGGGCGGCAGCCGGCAAAGGCAGGCACAGCGTGAACACCGAGCCCTGGCCGGGCGTGCTCTCGGCCTGGATATGGCCGCCCATGACCTCGGCCAGCCGACGGCAGATGGCGAGCCCCAGCCCCGATCCGCCGAACTGGCGGGTGATGGCGGGGTCGGCTTGGGAAAACCGCTGGAACAGGCGGGGCAGGACGTCGGGGGCGATCCCGATTCCCGTATCCTTGACCCGGAACAGGAGATCATTGGGTCCCCGCCCCGGCATCGTGACCCCGGGCGCGACCTCCAGGCGCACCGACCCCCGGGCCGTGAACTTGAGGGCGTTGCCCACGAGATTGATCAGAATCTGGCGCAAGCGCCCGGGGTCGCCCGCCACCCAGGGCGGCAGGGTAGGATCAAGGGCAAGATCCAAGGTCAGCCCCTTGGCCTGGGCATGGGGCCGCAGCGGCTCTAAGACAGCGACCAGGGTGGGGCCTAGGGCAAAGGGCCGGATCTCCAGGGTCAGACGTCCGGCCTCCAGGCGGGAAAAATCCAGCACATCGTTGACCACGGTCAGCAAGGCCTCGGCCGAGTCGCGAATGGCCCCCAGGCGCTCGGCTTGGCCGGGGAGCACGGGACCTTCCAGCAGGTGCTCGGTCAGGCCCAAGATGCCATTCATGGGCGTGCGGATTTCGTGGCTCATGGTGGCCAGGAATTCGGACTTGGCAGCATCGGCGCGCACGGCTTCGTCGCGGGCCAAGGCCAGATCATGGGCGAGACGGCGCAGGCGCTCCTCGGTTTCGCGCAAAGCCTCCTCGTGCAAGCGGCGCTCGGTGACGTCCAGGCCATGCAGCAGCAGGGCCGGGGCGGCGGTGGCGGGATCGCGCACCCGGCGGGCGCCCACATCGTGCCACGCCATGCCGGCACGGGTATTAACGGCCAGGACGCGGGCCGGGGCCTCGCCTTGCTCCAGAGCCTCGCGCAGCAGGGCCTCGCGTTCCTGGGGCTCGACGAAGCGATCCTTGAAACCGCCCTGCTCCAGAGACCCAAAGCACAGATCGGCGGCAACGTTCTGGGAAACCAAGGTGCCATCGGCCAGGATCAGCATAATGACAACAGGTACCTCGCGCAGGGTCTCGACGGCACGCCGGGCGTCGTCGTGGCTTTGGCCGCACTCACCCTCCTGGGCGCGGACTTCGACGAGCATGGCAGACTGACCCTCCCAGGACACACCGCGGAAATGGCAGCGGGCGACCACGGGTTCGTCGCGGGGATAGAAGGTCCAGTCCTCCCAAATTGCATTGCCGTTTGCAAAACGTGCCGCATACTGCTCGACTCGCGCCCGGGCGGCGCCGGATTGAGGCCGCACGCTACGCTGGCGCAGGCCCTCCAGAGAGTCGGCTTTCCAGAAGACGAGCGCGGCCGGATTGGCCCATTCGATATGGCCCGACGCGAAGCCATACACCCAGATCGGAGCGGACAACGCCTTGAGAAGGCTCAGGTACCGATCGTCATTCGCGTCTGTCATGCGAGCAGCCCCAAAATGGGAGGGCGAAGGTCGTGAGGAGGGCATAGGACCCCACTCCCGACGGGAACGCAAGGAGGACCTCCCCGGCACGAATTTTGCTAAATCCTTGCCATCTCGGGGATCACCGTGAGGCCTTCCGGGGGCGGCAGGGGTGGCGCCAGACACGGGGTACGACAGATGAGCCAGGAGCAGGACGGGCCCAAGACCACGGGTGCCCCCGGGCGCTCGGTGTTTTCCTGGCTGTGGGGCAGCTACCTGCGCACCGCCCTCATTCCCCTTGTGTTCATTGAACTTCTTTTTTTACTGATCTACGCGGTGTCCCACGGCATTGGCTCCGAACGCGGGCTGGCCCTACTCGAACGCACCCTGACCGATGACTTCCACACCGTGGCCGGCCACGAGGCCGGGGCGATCGCCGAGCGGCTGGCCGGGGTGGCCCACACCGTGCAGCTTTACGCCGCCCAGAGCGCGCGGGTTCTGGCGGCCCCGTGCGCGCCCGACCCGACCGAAGAGGCCCGCCTCGCCCTCTCCCCCGAGGGTGTTTTGTTCTCGACCCAGGCCACGGGGACCCAAGCCGCGCTGTTCTATTCGGGCCACGTCCCGATCGGCCCGCGCGAACGGGCCAAGGCGGTGTGTTCGGCGGCGCTTGATCCCCTGATGCAAGACATCCGCACGACCCAGCCGCTCATCGACCAGATTTACATCAATACCTGGGATTCGATGAACCGGATTTATCCCCCGTTCGATGTCCTGTCCCAGTATCCTCCCGGCATGGACATCCCCAGTTACAATTTTTATTACGAGGCGGATACCGCCCATAATCCCGAGCGCAGGGTCGTCTGGACCGATGTGTACCTGGATCCCGCAGGTAAGGGCTGGATGGTCTCGGCCATTGCCCCGATCCTGCGCGGCACCGCCTTGGAAGGGGTGGCCGGGGTCGATCTCACCGTGAGGACCTTCATTCATCAGGTGCTCACGGCCAGCCTACCCTTTGGCGCCTACGGCCTGCTGCTCGACCGCCAGGGCGGCTTGCTCGCCATGCCCGAGGCCGGGGTCGCCGATTGGGGCATGCGCCCGCTCGACACCGCCCGCTACCAAGGCGCGGTCGAGAGCGACACCTTCACCTCGCCCGAGGTCAACCTGTTCCGGCGGGGGGACCCCCCGGCCCTGGTCGCCGCCCTGCGCACCCAGGAGCGGGGCGTGATGTCCGTTCCCCTGGCCGGCCAGCGCAAACTCATCGCCTGGGCCCGGGTTGACGGCGCCGACTGGACCTTCTTGCTGGTGGCCCATCACGACACGGTGTTGGGCGAGTTCTTGGCCCTGGAGACGGCCTTCACCCGGGTCGGCTATGCCATGGCGGCTGGATTATGCCTGTTTTATCTAGCGTTTCTCGCGTTTCTCTTTGCGCGGGCCCGGGGGATGACGCGGCATCTGGCCGAGGCCCTCACCGAGGTGAGCCGGATGATCCAGCGCATCGCCCAGGGGCATTTTTACCAGACCCCGCCCCCCTTCCCCTTGCGCGAACTGCAAGAAACTGCCGCCGTGATCGCGACCGTCGGGGCCCGGCTGGGGCGAGCCAACGAAGACCTGATCACCCACCGTGAAGAACTGGTGGTCGCGCGCGACGCCGCCCAAGCCGCCGCCCGGGCCAAGGCCGAGTTTCTGGCCACCATGAGCCATGAAATCCGCACGCCCCTCAACGCGGTGATCGGCATGACCGGCCTCTTGCTCGACAGCCCCCTGTCCGACCCGCAGGCCGACCAAGCCCGGGCCATCCAGCGCGCCGGCGAGCACCTTCTTAGCCTCCTCAACGACATTCTCGACTTCAGCCGCCTCGATACCGGTCGCCTGACCTTGAACGAGAAGCCGTTTTCCCTGGCCCACGAGATCCAGGCGGTGGTCAGCCTGTGTGGAGTCCCGGCCAGTGCCCGGCACCTGCCCCTCCAGGTGAGCCTGGACCCGACCTTGGCGTCGTGCTACGCGGGCGATGCGGGACGCCTGCGCCAGATTTTGATCAATCTCCTGGGCAACGCCATCAAGTTCACCGACCGAGGCCGCGTGGGCATCAGCGTCGAGGCGGGACCGGCAGACGGGACCAAGCGCCAGCGGCTGCGTTTTCGAATTGAGGACACCGGCCCCGGCATCGCCGCCGACCGGCTGGGTGAACTGTTCGCCCCCTTCTCGCCGCTGGATGCCTCGACCACCCGTCGGCATGGCGGAACCGGTCTGGGCCTCGCCATTTCCCAGCGCCTTGCCTTGCTGATGGGCGGTGACATTCGCGTCGAGAGCACGCTGGGCGTGGGCAGCGTCTTCACCTTGGATCTCCCGCTCCTCCCGCTGCCGGATTCCGAGGGGGGCCCCGATCTCCAAGATCCCGGCGCAAGCGTCCCACCGTCCCCGGACGCGTCCCCAAAGGCGCCCGACGATGCACCCCCCAAGCCCCTGCGGATTTTGGTGGCCGAGGACATCCCGGAAAACCGCATCCTGGCCCAAGCCGTTTTGGAGCGCCTGGGCCATGACGTGGAGCTTGCCACCAACGGCCGGGAAGCCCTTGATCTCCTTCACACCCGGGGACCGTTCGACGTGGTGCTGATGGACATTCAAATGCCGGTCATGGACGGCCTTGACGCCTGTCGCGCCGTGCGCGCCCTTGATCCGGCCGTGGTTTTCCCCGATGGCCGGCCAGTTCGCGAGGTGCCGGTGATCGCCTTCACCGCCGACGCCCTACCGGGAGACCGGGAGCGCTTTTTGGCGGCAGGCATGGATGAGACCCTGCCCAAACCCCTCAACATCCGCCGGTTGCGCACCTTGCTGGCCGAGGTGGCCCGCGCGCCATCCCTTCGCTCCCCCGCCCTCGCCCCCTCGTCCCCCGCCCTCGCCCCCTCGTCCCCCGCCTTCGCCCCCTCGCCCCCCGCCCCTCCCTCCCCCGCAGAGCGCCAGGTTCTGCTTGATCCGGTGGCCCTGGCCAGCCTGCGGGCTTCGCTGGGCGGCGACCTCGCGGCTTATTGTGTTGCCGCAGAGGCCTCGTTGCGCCGGGGGGCTTGCGCGTTGCCCGACGCCCTCGACCGAGGCGACTTTCCCGAGGCCGCTGCCCTCCTCCATGGCTTGGTGGCCACCCTGGCCGCCCTGGGCCTGCACGACAGCGCCGCCCTCGCCTTGCGCTTGCGCGGTGATCTGGCAAGCGGCGCCGGCATTGCCATCCGCACCGAGGCGGCCCGCCTTGCCGACACCGTGAAGGCGACCGCGGACGAGTTGCAGCGACAGCAAGTCCCCTAAGCGGCGTGTCCCAAGCCAGGGCTGGGGTGGCGGGGCCTTCCCAGACCTCGCCTTCCCTGGGGCCTTGGCCCGGGATCGTCTTTGGGCTATGCAAGGAGGGCCCGATGATCATGCGGCGGTCCCGGGCCAACCCTTGAAGACGGATGGGCATGGCGGACAAGGCGGGCAAATCGGACAGTGCCGGACGCAGCGGAGCGTCCGGTGGTTTTGTGACGTGGCTGGCGACCCGCTTGCGCCATGTGGCCGAAAAGCTGGCGCCGGCGACCGAGGAAGCCTCGGCGGAAGCGGCCCGTCCGCTCATGGCCCGGGCGTCATCGCCCCACATGGCACTGGACGACCTCCTCAAGGCCTATCTGACCGACCGAGGGGACTCGGCGGTCTCGAAACTCCACGTCATCAGCCTCGACGAGATGAAACAGGCCTTTGGCGACGACTGGCACCGCCTGTCGCGCAAGGCCATGATGATCACCGAGGGCATCTTGCGCCAGCACCTGGGCGAGCACGATTATTATTGCCGCCAGGACGACGACTCCTATCTGGTCTTGCTGCCGGGCTTGGGCATGCAAGCCGCCGCCACCCGAATCCAGGGGATCACCGAAGTGGTCCGCCGCCGCCTCCTGGGGGAGCAGGCGGACAATCTGCGGGGCTTTGGCGTCAAGGCGGCGGTGGTCACGCTTTCAGAACTGATGGAACAGGGCACCATTCCCAGCCTGGAGAACATCACCCGCATCCTCGACGAGCGCCTGCCCGACGAGATCGGGGTGCGCACCTTGCGCCGACGCGGCGAGACCGGCCCCATCACGCCGCAGGCCCGCGTTTACGAAAGCCTGGACGTGCGCTTCCGCCCGGTGTGGAACCCGGCCAGCCAACTGGTGTTCGCCTTCCAGATTCAACCCTACCGCACCACCGATTACGGCGTGTTCGCGGGACAGTGGACCCTCAATGGCGGCTATCTGGATCCGCTGGGCATCGAGGTGGACAAAAAGGTCATTGCCGAGGCCATCAAGGCCTCAAAAACCCTGAAAGGCGACAAGACCACCCCGGTGATCGTGCTGCCCCTACATTTTAAATCGTTCACCGGTCAGGCCCGCAACGACATGTTCAGCTTGCTGTCCAAGCTGCTGGACCACGGCAAGCGCGAGCATGTGGCCTTCGAGCTGGTCGGGCTTCTGGACAGCCTGCCGGCCAGCCGCCTGCCGCAGATTGTCTCCGCCCTGGGCCGCCTCGCCCGCTTTGTCGCGGTGCGTGCGGTACCCGATCAGTTCGACCACCTGCGGGGCACGCTCAACGAGGTCCGCCTGCTCGGCATCGACCTGAACGACATCAGCCGCCACGGCGCCGACACCGCCAGCCGGAGCCGGGTCCTCGCCGCCTTTGCCCGGTTTGCCCGCGAGCAGGGCGTTTCAACCTATGCCTGGGATTTGCGCACCCTCGACGAGGTCCGGCTGGCCATGGACCTGGGCTTTGGCAACCTGGGCGGCCTTGCTGTGGCCCCAGAGATGACCGAACCCCGCGCCATTTACGAACTGGGAGTCGAACGCGTCGCCCGCCCCAAGACTCTTTAAGTGACCGAGGGGTCTGGGGAGGCCGCGCCTCCCCAGCCTTAAAAAAAGAAAAGGCTGGGGAGGCGGCGGCCGTCCCCACGACCCCTCCGACTCACTTGAGAGGGCGGGGCGGGTAGTCGCACACCACGTTGATAGCCGGCGCCGCGCACTGTTTGGATCCACGAGCGCCCATCCTCGCGCTGGCCGAGCTTTTGCCGGATGGCGCTGATGTGCACGTCGATGCGGCGGTCATACGGGGTCAAGGGACGCCCGAGCGCCCGCTTGGAGAGATCTTGCTTGCTGACCAAGCGAGGTCCGTGCCTTGGAGGCCTTTGGCGGAAGCGCCCTGGCGGCCCTGGCTGGCGAGCCCGAGGCGCAGATTGCCGCCGAGCCGGCGCTGGCCCCGACCGTGGATCCCGCCCAGGTGGCGGCGCACGTGGCGCTGGGCGCGCGGTTGCGCTCCTATCGCTTCGACAAATACCGCACCAAAGAGAAGCCGGAAGACAAGCCGCGTCTGACGGACGTGGGCATCCATGCCCTTGACCCCGGCGCGGCCCAGAGCGCGTTTGCGCCCCTGGAGGCGCTGGCGCAGGGCGTGTTCCTGACCCGCAATCTGGTCAGCGAGCCGGCCAAACGTCATTTACCCCGAGTCCTTTGCCGAGGTGTGCCGGGGCCTGACCGAGGTGGGCCTGACGGTCGAGGTGCTTGACGAGACGGCGATGAAGGCGCTCGGCATGGGCGCCCTGCTGGGGGTAGCCCAGGGCAGCGCCCAGGCCCCGCGTCTGGTGGTGATGTCGTGGAACGGCGGCAAGGCCGAGGACAAGCCCACGGCGCTTGTGGGCAAGGGCGTGTGCTTCGACTCGGGCGGCATTTCCATCAAGCCCTCGGCCGGTATGGAAGACATGAAGTGGGACATGGCCGGGGCCGGGGTGGTGGCCGGGGTGATGAAGACCCTGGCCCTGCGCCGCGCGCCGATCAACGTGGTCGGCCTGTGCGGTCTGGTGGAGAACATGCCCAGCGCCACCGCCCAGCGCCCGGGCGATGTGGTCACCTCGATGAACGGCCAGACCATTGAGGTCATCAACACCGATGCCGAAGGGCGTTTGGTGCTGGCCGACGTGCTGCACTATGCCAACGAGCGCTTCCAGCCGGCGCGGATGATTGATCTGGCCACCCTGACCGGGGCCATCATCATTGCCCTGGGCTCGGAACATGCCGGGTTGTTTTGCAACGACGAGGTTTTGGCCCAGGGCCTTATGGATGCCGGCCAGCAGGTGGGCGAAACCCTCTGGCGCATGCCGCTCGGCGACGCTTACGACAAGCAGATCAATTCCGACATCGCCGACATGAAGAACTCGGGCGGACGCGAAGGCGGAGCGATCACGGCGGCCCAGTTCCTCCAGCGCTTTGTCGATAAAACCCCCTGGGCCCACCTGGACATCGCCGGCGTGACCTGGAGCAAGAAGGACACGGCTACCGTGCCCAAGGGCGGCACCGCCTATGGGGTGCGCCTGCTCAACGCCTACCTCCAAGCGTTGGAGGCGTAACCCGATGCCGCTTGCCCCGGGGAGCCCGGTATGGAATCCGGCGTTGACCCGGGGCAAGGGGAAGAGTATAGAACCCCGCTCGCGATGGCTTTAAACGGCGCCGAGGCGCCGAGTACGGAGTGTTGACCGGTGAAACGTACCTACC is a window of Pararhodospirillum photometricum DSM 122 DNA encoding:
- a CDS encoding DUF4159 domain-containing protein, which translates into the protein MNLKGLDLRTDDPLLYPVLYWPVTAGQAPLPPLARERLNRYLRAGGLLVLDGRDGADPQPLVAGLDIPPLHPLPEKHVLTRSFYLLDALPGRLAGTTTWIAEGGDNDDVAPVLLGDADWAGAWAHEAQRGYLFAVIPGGAQQRELAYRFGVNLVIYALTGNYKGDQVHMNAILERLGR
- a CDS encoding ATP-binding protein — protein: MTDANDDRYLSLLKALSAPIWVYGFASGHIEWANPAALVFWKADSLEGLRQRSVRPQSGAARARVEQYAARFANGNAIWEDWTFYPRDEPVVARCHFRGVSWEGQSAMLVEVRAQEGECGQSHDDARRAVETLREVPVVIMLILADGTLVSQNVAADLCFGSLEQGGFKDRFVEPQEREALLREALEQGEAPARVLAVNTRAGMAWHDVGARRVRDPATAAPALLLHGLDVTERRLHEEALRETEERLRRLAHDLALARDEAVRADAAKSEFLATMSHEIRTPMNGILGLTEHLLEGPVLPGQAERLGAIRDSAEALLTVVNDVLDFSRLEAGRLTLEIRPFALGPTLVAVLEPLRPHAQAKGLTLDLALDPTLPPWVAGDPGRLRQILINLVGNALKFTARGSVRLEVAPGVTMPGRGPNDLLFRVKDTGIGIAPDVLPRLFQRFSQADPAITRQFGGSGLGLAICRRLAEVMGGHIQAESTPGQGSVFTLCLPLPAAAPEGPPPPPPAEPLPAAPGGRPWRVLIAEDHAINRTVLAGLLHSRGLEVEFAEDGTQALHKGLTGTHDIIFMDMRMPGLDGLEVTRRLRAQGGALARVPIIAVTANAFDDDRAVCLAAGMSAFLPKPVRRDALFATVRAQLSERLALSCDLESSPMPRPPASADDAGPVSDLLDLSHAVELEDDLGIEVLISMTRSFQTSAPERAARLAASLERGDVEGARTEAHTLKGVAATLGLARLRDVTARIEQACRVPDLVQARVHAADLSPLVATSLGALADRYLV
- a CDS encoding ATP-binding protein, whose product is MSQEQDGPKTTGAPGRSVFSWLWGSYLRTALIPLVFIELLFLLIYAVSHGIGSERGLALLERTLTDDFHTVAGHEAGAIAERLAGVAHTVQLYAAQSARVLAAPCAPDPTEEARLALSPEGVLFSTQATGTQAALFYSGHVPIGPRERAKAVCSAALDPLMQDIRTTQPLIDQIYINTWDSMNRIYPPFDVLSQYPPGMDIPSYNFYYEADTAHNPERRVVWTDVYLDPAGKGWMVSAIAPILRGTALEGVAGVDLTVRTFIHQVLTASLPFGAYGLLLDRQGGLLAMPEAGVADWGMRPLDTARYQGAVESDTFTSPEVNLFRRGDPPALVAALRTQERGVMSVPLAGQRKLIAWARVDGADWTFLLVAHHDTVLGEFLALETAFTRVGYAMAAGLCLFYLAFLAFLFARARGMTRHLAEALTEVSRMIQRIAQGHFYQTPPPFPLRELQETAAVIATVGARLGRANEDLITHREELVVARDAAQAAARAKAEFLATMSHEIRTPLNAVIGMTGLLLDSPLSDPQADQARAIQRAGEHLLSLLNDILDFSRLDTGRLTLNEKPFSLAHEIQAVVSLCGVPASARHLPLQVSLDPTLASCYAGDAGRLRQILINLLGNAIKFTDRGRVGISVEAGPADGTKRQRLRFRIEDTGPGIAADRLGELFAPFSPLDASTTRRHGGTGLGLAISQRLALLMGGDIRVESTLGVGSVFTLDLPLLPLPDSEGGPDLQDPGASVPPSPDASPKAPDDAPPKPLRILVAEDIPENRILAQAVLERLGHDVELATNGREALDLLHTRGPFDVVLMDIQMPVMDGLDACRAVRALDPAVVFPDGRPVREVPVIAFTADALPGDRERFLAAGMDETLPKPLNIRRLRTLLAEVARAPSLRSPALAPSSPALAPSSPAFAPSPPAPPSPAERQVLLDPVALASLRASLGGDLAAYCVAAEASLRRGACALPDALDRGDFPEAAALLHGLVATLAALGLHDSAALALRLRGDLASGAGIAIRTEAARLADTVKATADELQRQQVP
- a CDS encoding winged helix-turn-helix domain-containing protein, with product MVSKQDLSKRALGRPLTPYDRRIDVHISAIRQKLGQREDGRSWIQTVRGAGYQRGVRLPAPPSQVSRRGRGDGRRLPSLFFF
- a CDS encoding M17 family peptidase N-terminal domain-containing protein, with product MEAFGGSALAALAGEPEAQIAAEPALAPTVDPAQVAAHVALGARLRSYRFDKYRTKEKPEDKPRLTDVGIHALDPGAAQSAFAPLEALAQGVFLTRNLVSEPAKRHLPRVLCRGVPGPDRGGPDGRGA
- a CDS encoding leucyl aminopeptidase, which codes for MCRGLTEVGLTVEVLDETAMKALGMGALLGVAQGSAQAPRLVVMSWNGGKAEDKPTALVGKGVCFDSGGISIKPSAGMEDMKWDMAGAGVVAGVMKTLALRRAPINVVGLCGLVENMPSATAQRPGDVVTSMNGQTIEVINTDAEGRLVLADVLHYANERFQPARMIDLATLTGAIIIALGSEHAGLFCNDEVLAQGLMDAGQQVGETLWRMPLGDAYDKQINSDIADMKNSGGREGGAITAAQFLQRFVDKTPWAHLDIAGVTWSKKDTATVPKGGTAYGVRLLNAYLQALEA